GCTGACCCAGGTTGACAGTATCACAGTCTTGTATAGACTACTCTGTACTCAGGGTACTGCTGACCCAGGTTGACAGTATCACAGTCTTGTATAGACTACTCTGTACTCAGGGTTCTGCTGACCCAGGTTGACAGTATCACAGTCTTGTATAGACTACTCTGTACTCAGGGTACTGCTGACCCAGGTGCTGTGGAGTGAACCCAGGCCTTGTCCTCAGCAGGGAGACCTACAGAGTTGCTCTGCAGCCACCTGTGTCCGTTAGGAATGTCAGAAATCAGTTAGTCATCAGTGTAAACATGGCATTTATAAATTCTCAGCCTACAATGGGGAAGACAGAACTACTGAGATAGGTGGGCATTGCCAGTTTCTACAAAAAGCTTGGTGAAAGCCCATTTTTCATTCACACAGGAACATTTTGGGATAAAGTTGGGTTTTTATTAGGTTACTGTGGGCAGCTGTGACTCATTGCTAAGCTACAAGAGCCAAATCACTCTGGTTTCAGCTAGAATCTGCTCACACTTCTGAAGCACGCTAATCCACTTAGGCAGCACTTCCAATTTCTAAGGGACTAAAGTACAGTGGCCTGCTGGTTGACATTTCCTTATGGTTTGATGGCTTTCTGAAGACTTAGCAATAAGATGTTCCCTAAGGCTCCTTTGTCGGCTTGTAATTGACTGTAAACAGATTTGAAGAGAGAGTCCCACAACATAAGATGTTATGTAATATTGTGTCTGTGCAGGTAAGCAGCTCCATCTGAGAAAGCAGGCGTTCGTCTTCCTCATTCCACTGCAGCCTGAACTCAGGCTGCTGCTGCGGGTGCTGATGATTCAGACAGACTGGGCTTCACTCCACTCCATGCTTTTTTTTGGAAAGGCAAGACAAAGTTTTACTTTTAAGTGATTACAAGCACACCAAATAACATGTAACACGTTCTTGAGTGCTAGCATCTAGTAATTTGGGTTAAGATACACTAAAAGCAGCCTGAACAAGCATATTCACTGTCCTAAATTAGCCAGAATGGACTACTATAAGGCTGGCTGTTGCTTCATAAGAGTTACAAATGCTATTTACTACTTTCTTATAGATAACACCCCTGACCTTTAAGAAAGTGGAAGGGAACAATTtattcactttctttcttcaaagaattgtttggttttttgttttttgttttgtttttttttctattaggcTAATAAAGGAAAATCAACAGTGATGCCTGCTGCTTGCACAAACACGCAGGAAACATATATTCCTTAAAGACACACAAGGTAAAAAGATGAAACTTCAGGGACTTACTAAGTTGTACAAAAAGCTAGATTTTATACTCTCAAAAAGTGAAGGAATCTAAAACAGCATAGATAGATAAGGTAATGCCTTCCAGAACAGAACTCGAGCTCTGTGGAGGTTTCCTATTTTATGAGGGCATCCCCCAAACCACCCACAGAGCAGGTGCTTCCACCTCCTATCTGTTTATGTGGTAGTTTTCATGGATTTCTGGACAaatgtctcacacacacacaaaggccagGAGGTTATCCAGGACTTTATCCCTATTCTGCTGGAAGTAGTTCTGGAGGACGGTCATGATCTCCTGGGCCTCCTTCACCTCACTACTACAACTGCCATGAGACCCCAGGGCCACAGCTCCCTTGGCTTTgaactcctcctctctctgcaggCAGTGCCCTTCAGTCTCAGCCTGGGCTGCTTCCTtggcctgcttcagcctccagttCTTTCACTTGCGGGCCTCAGACACCTTCTTGGCCACCGGTTTCTCGGCCTGCAGCATCTGCTGGATGCCTTGCGACTGACTCACCATGGCTGCGGGGACTCTCAGCCCTGCTCGCTCCAGTCTGTCTGTATCCCACTGCATAACATGCAGGAACCAGAGCAAATGAAGGTTGAGGAAATAaaattgtataatatataaaatgaccACGAAGTGAAAGATTAactgtatatttttttttattcacaacCTTTTCTCTAgtctgaaaaaaaacaatgaacaaaaactGCCAGGTCATTGCATAAGAAGGGACTGCATGACTGTTGTCTGCAGTCATGTACAGAAGAGTCCTAGGGCCCCTGAGAAGCTGTCTGCCTTTTAGGGACCCACAAAAGGCATGCCAAGGCTGCAGGGTAAATGATAGTATCTAAGAACCTTGATATGTTGGTTCCTGTGACACTGCTCTGTCCTCAAGTGGCACAATGGATTTGTAGTGCACAGTGATAACAGGAAAGCAGAGACctctccagagaagctgggacaGTGTCTGCTCCATTTCCCCTGGGCCTTCAAGGAGCCAGGGTCCAGCACCCAGTGCAATTCTCGCTGAGCATTAGGCTGTGGACGAACGCTCATCCGCTCACATCCTCTTCACTGTCACTTGCTATTGCCAAGCTGTCCAAAGGGTGGCTGGCATATTCTTGCTGTTGAGAAGAAACTGCTCCAAAGAACATGCAGGAAAactggaaggaaagacagaaacttGTGGTTTATTCTGAAGACAAAGCATCCTCACTAAAAGCTCCCACTGAGCCTTTGAGAATGGGGTCAAGTGCTGCCACTGTCTTTGATGATGATGAATCTTAGACACCATTATCATCCAAACTTATCTAGATTGAGAGCCTCTTCTGATGTCATCAGCCCAAGACAGAACCTTTGTGAATGGTGGTCCACTGTGACCTTTCTTGGAGCTACAAAAATGTCCACCAGGACTGAGAAAGGCAAAGGGGGTGACTAGCTGTCCCCGCCCATActtgccctgcccccacccaggcCCTGCTGCTCTGTTTAAGGAGCCTTGGTGTTGGTGATGTTAGATGTGCCATCCTCTTCTCTTCATGAACCTGTCCATAGACCAGGTCTCTCATGCCTGTGTTAAGGTTCCCTGTGTTAAGCTTCCGACCTCAGCACCTCCCAGAAACAAGCTCCATTCCTGAAGCAGCCACCATAGCAGAAGACATGAgacaggctggagagaaggtGCCTTCTGCAGGTGTGACAACAGCAGCTTCGACCCCTCCCTCATTCCAGTTAACTCCAGCTTAGCTGTGGTGAGCAGGGCAATAGCTCCACCACGGAATAAAGCCTAGGACCCCAGCGCACAGGTTTGTAGTGATGAAATCAGGTTGCACAGCTGATGTTACCAGCCAGTGGGCTAAAAACTTGGCTGCCTGGcttgggagacagaaagggattaTGAGCCTAAGAATGGAGGAAGGGGCCAGAAAGGAACAGGCTAAGTGACACCCGATGCTTAGCCCCATGAGAACCATTTCACACCATGACCTTTGGAACTGGAGAGTGCATTTGTGCTGTTCCTGCACTGAAATCTGTGACAACCTGTTAAAGAGCAGCAGTTGCTTTGAGCTCAGCTGGAAGCAATCTCTATTGCTTGATCAAGGTCAAGGTCCTGAGGCTAGAGATGACCCAAGCAGCCTTTTCTGACTGGTGTTTGGCTCCGTGCACTCACTCTCAGTAATGTTCATGGCACCCTCTGAGTCTGCAAAATTAGAGCTTATCTTGGTGTATGAAGATTGCCTGACTGTGCTTCAGGCTTGGGCTGAGTACTCTTTGCCACCTGCCCTTGTTCTTGATGTATACCTGGGCTTAAAAATCTGTGGCTggttgccaggcagtagtggtgaacccctttaatcccagcactcaagaagcagaggcaggtagatctctgtgtttgaggccagctgggctcaatggtagaacactcCACTAATGTGCCAGAGACCTGGGTTCCAGCCCAGCATCACAAAGCAAAGGAAGGTGAGAAACTCCTGGCCCTGGGTCACAAGTGTGGGCTGTGAGGCACAGATGCATGAACAAaaacagaggggctggagaggtggctcagcacttaagagtgtttgcttcattcttaggacctgggttcagtttccaggaccCATGCTGGACAGGTCACGACTGCATGTGACTCCAGCTACAGGGTAGCCAACACCTGTCTTCCACAGACAAACCACACACAAGGGAAGAGAGCAGTATCGCACCACACTGTCCTAtaggacagagaggaagcaggatgccTGCCTCTGGCTGCAACTCAGGAGTAGTGGACAGGAGAACTCAATGACTGGCACTGAGGAGGAAATCAGGCCATTTCTGTCTGACATGACTATGCTGAAGGAACCTAACGAGCAAGAAGACAACTCAGCCAAGTAGAGAGACAAAGTCAATGCACAAAATAACTGTGCACACATGTTAAGCAATTAGTGCACACCAATGAGAACATCTACAGCAACagtcatgtagcccaagctggcctcaaactcactatgtataccacaCCATACCAAGCACATacaatgctgggatcaaacccagaaccCTGGGTGTCCTAAGCAAGCACTGCTCCCCCCTTTACCATTTATTTAAAGACAGAATCTCTAACGTCggctggttggcctggaactcatgatcttcctgcctcaccctcacAAGTGCTAGAATTCTAGCACATGGTTGTTCCCAGCCAGGAATACACTTAACAGTAGATTTTCAGCCTTTATGTAAAAGCTAGATGTGCTGCCCACTTCACTCCTACTGCTCAGAAGGCTGAGGGTTGGGAGTTTTCATCTGGGCTACGCAGTGAGACCTAGTCTTCACTACATCACCTTCCACAGgcacaagctgggtgtggtggtgcattccaGCCCTTGCGATAGAGGCAATGGGTCCATCTTCAACTGCAAAGGAAATTTGAGGCAAAcctgggcaacatgagaccctgtcttaagaaaaagaaatgaaaaataactttttagaGTCTGAATTCTAAAACAGCCCTCAAAGACTAAGTGGGCTTAAAGAGAAAACATAGCTTGGTTACAGGTGGATGAGCGAACAGCATAACAGTGCTTCGCCCAAATTAAGAGAAGTGTAAAGTAGTTTAGATAACAGCAGGCTCTTTTTGTGGAGATGGGCGAGTTGTtactaaattttaaattacaagtAAATGTTCAAAAGTAGAAAAAGATAAGTCTGCAAAAAGCTACAGGCCACTGAACCAGAAGCCACTGATGAAGTGGCAGTGACTACGGAAGAGACTAAAGGGTCAGCCATAGCAAGTCCAGACATTGGCACAAGTGGCAAAGGAGACACCAGAGCCCTGGGCAAAGGCAGGCTGTaattttaaaggtttaaagaggTAGCTGCACAGCCATTCTGGAAAGACAAAGTTAGACCCATAATTTACAGCATGCACAAAGACAGActccagatggctcagtgagtaaacaTGAGGAAAGGGGTGGATTTCTTAACCCGTGTAGGAAAAGCTTTCTAATCGTCTCAAaatcatttgaaatttaaaaaaatactatgtaaagaaaaaattcattgcatggcaaacaaaacaaaacaacaaaaacaatataagATGTGTAAGTGGCTGCAACAACCATCAGTGGTAGTGACTTATAAGCCTGTATCTGCAGTGGGCACAGCACAGGGTAGCTGCTAAGAGCACTTCTGTTCttctgaagacccaagttcagctcccagaagCTATTTGACTTCACTCACAATCAGAGAAATGCATATTAAAACCATGTTGAGAGGgagtggagacatggctcagcagttatgagtgcttgcaaacctgagttcagttcccatcaccaagttgggtggctcacaactgcctgtaactcccattccatgggatctgacacctcttctgATTTCTGGGTACTTCACACATAtggcagacatacacatatataaaaacaaaaggtcTTTAGTTCCAGAACTAAGGAACAGGTGGACTTGTGGGTTTGAGTccagcccggtctacatagtgagttccaggacagccagggatatgtagagaaaccctgccacaaaaataaaaaaactggtGCTAAAGAGGTGACTGTagtaagagcaccagctgctcttgcagagaatccagatttggttcccagcacttacataggGGCTTACAACCACCAGTAACTAGTTCCCAGAGATCCAActcagcctctgtgggcaccaggtacacattcGACACACACTTAAACAGGCAAACACGCATACATAAaccttttaaaagcaaaacaaagtttcTCAACTATAAATTTGgcaatgatttttttcccccaagtttGGCATCACGTGCTGTTTGCAGACTTGGGGAAATTGTCACTCCTCTTCACTGCTACAGTAAGTAAACTACAGTAAGTAAGGACCTCAGTATCTGTACACACGGGTCACTTATCACACTCAGGAATAACTGACCTTAAGGCCACCCTtcttttttgtgcatgtgtgggaaGAGTGttggatttcaagacagggtttctctgtgtagcagctctggctgtcctggaactaactctgtaaaccagttatcagagatccacctcgaactcagagatccacctgtttctgcctcccaagtgctgggattaaaggtgtgcatcaccaccacccagcaaggcCGAATTTATGCCAGGAGATACATGTGTAACCCAGTTTTTTCTTAAagctttttattatgtatttgcttattttatttattacttgttttttcgagtcagagtttctctgtgtaactgctctgtagaccaggctggtggcttcaaactcaccaagatcagcctgcctctacctcctaagtgctatgattaaaggcatattCACCCACTGCCTGGCATATTCATTTAAGGCAAAGTCTCAAAAAACACCCTtggcgctgggcgttggtggtacacgcctttaatgccagcacttgggaggcagaggcaggctgatctctgtgaattcaaggccaagctggtctacaagagctagtttcaggacagcttccaaagccacagagaaaccctgtctccaaaaacaaacaaaaaccaaaaagagaagaaggaggaggaggaggaggaagcaggaagaagaagaagcagcctTGCACAGCAGAAGGAACAATGAGTGAAAGCCTGCAGACTGGGGTAAAATCTTTGctagctatacatctgacaggaTCGGTATCTACAAtgtataaaaaattcaaaaaaataaatacccaaaaccaaacaacagggctggcaaaatggctcagcaggtaaaggcagttgagtgccaagcctgatgaactgGGTTCAATCACCAGAACCCACACTGTAGAAGGAGAAAGCTTACTCTGACCTCTCCATCTACTTTGTACAGgtatgcacagcacacacacacacacacacacacacacacacacacaaatgtgaaaacaaacaaacaaaaacactcaggggctggagagggggctcagtggataagagcacttacttgttgctcttacagaggactcagattcagttcccagaatctgTTACTActgctccaggagatctgatgccctcttctaacctccatggACACTGAATACACTcgggcacatacatacacataaatgcaaaacaaaaagaaacctcaCAAATAACAAATGCCAGCAAGAATGATGGGAAAtagggcctggcagtggtggcacatgcctttgatcccagcactcgagaggcagaggcaggcggatctctctgcgTTCGAGAGCTGCCTGgcctgcaagagctagttccaggacagccttcaaagacacagagaaaccctgtctcggggggaaaaaaaagaatgttgagaAATAGGAACTATCATACACTGCtggtggaaatgtaaattaaTCCGCGccttatggaaatcagtatagagaGTCCTCACAGATAACACATGATgctaagcatggtggcacacttgtgattagtacttgggaggtaagTCAGGAGGATTAGGACTTCAAGTCTATCCTTGATacatagttcaaggccagtgtggactacatgagaccctgcctgaaCACCAAAaggagtcaggtgtggtggcatatgcctgtaatgctaacctgggctacatgagactctctaaaacaaacaaaagccctagAAATTGGTCACCATATGACgccccagccatatcacttctggGTACTTGTGAGTGTATAACCATAGCACCATTTTACTGCACTATTTTACAATAACCACCTTATAAAATCAACCTGACTGTCCATCATTAGATAAGTGGTATATCTATGCAATGGAATTCTATTCAGACATAAAGAAGAACGAAATGATATAATGTGCTAGACAATGGATGCAGATGGAGGTCATCATAGTAAAAGTGGATCATATGCAGACACAACACACCATATATATGATCATATGTAACAGAGATGTGAAAgcagaatggagggaggggaagggagggtggAGTAAGAGGGGGACAGAGGGATGAATGTGCACACTTGAAAGAGCGTCTTCATGAAACAGGTGCAAGATGGATGCTGACAACTGGGCTGCCATGGCTGCCTCAGCACTGCTCTCCTACCTTCCTGAGTTGTGAAGGACCTGGCCCTTCCTCCATATCACTGACGACACTTTCAGGGACTTCAGAGATGTCGTCCTGGTTGGTGCTGGCTCTCTTGGTCTCTGTTGCACAGCTGCTGTCTAGAGGATCCTTGGGAAATAGCCTTTTGGGTGCTGCTCGAGAGATGCTCTCTGGGGCCTGGCTGGCTTGGCTTTGACCCACCTGGGCACTTGACTGTGTGGGCTCTGTCCTGGGGTTTTAAGAGGGATTAGATGGAGTTGTTTAGTGGGAAATACATGTTTATGTAACTAAGAGAGCACGGGAAATGTGAGATGATGATGAGAGCTGTGGATTAAGAAGTCTAGTAACAGAAGAACTTGCTAAAAGTTAATGTGTACAGACAGACAAGTTCAGCAACCCAGCATCCATGAGACATGGATTATGCTGACAGGacctgtggtggtctgaatgacaGCAGCCCCCACAGGCTCATCTGTTTAGTGCTTGATCCTCAGTTGGTAAActtgtttgagaaggattaggaggagtTGCCCtgttgggggaggtgtgtcaCAGGGGTGGGCTTGGAGGCTTTAAAAACCTCCCACCATCCCCAGTACACTCTCTGCTTTCGGCTTCTGggtcaagatgtgagctctcagctgttcctgcagCCATGCCCTTGCGCCACCATCATGGATTCCAACTCTTTGAAACCAGAAGCCCAATTAAACCCCTTTTAGAAGCTGCCATGGTCAAGTGTTACcacagcaattgaaaagtaactaagataggaTCACATGAAACTAGTTCAGTTGGTGacttgcaagatggctcagcaggaaaagacacctactgccaagcctgatggcctgagtttgatccctgggatcctgATTGCAAGTGTGCCATGGCAAGCatgccccctacacacacactctcaaattTAATGTGCGTGGACAtaaaaggacaactttcaagagttggttttctccttccagcatATGAGTCacaggattaaactcaggttgtcaggcttagtcgctggcatctttacccactgaactatctcgcTGGCCTATAGATCAAGTTTTATAAGGTCATGAAAACGCATATTTTCAAATCATAAATCATGACACTAGAACATGTCTGTAAAATATATGTCATGGAGAGAACAATATAGAAAGTGGCATATGTCCTATGACCccaatctttaaaaagataactGTGAGTCAGTCATGGTAaaacatgcctttatttccaaCACTGAGGATACTCAGGCAGGTAGTACTCTGAGAGTTCCAGAGCAACCTAGTCTAcgtattgagttccaggacagtagggctatgtagagagaccctgtctcaaaagaaaattctgATCTAATGTTTCATTCAATTGTTTCAACATAAAGCCCTTACTATGCAAGTGTAAGGCCTTGAGTCGGACCCTCATAACCTATTTAAAGCTGGatttggtagtgtgtgtgtgtctgtgtctttaatCTCCATGCTCTTATGTCAgggacaggagaatccccagcTCACAGACCAACTAGTCTGCCATGTGCAACTGTGAATGGCAAGATACCTTGTGCGAAGCGCAGTGGGAGGAGGGACCAACacagaggctgtcctctgactagACAGATGTGGGGGCACATATGCCATCCCCCAGAaattgggaggctgaggcccgaggatctctgtgagttcaaggccagactggtctacagagcgagtgccaggacaggctccaaagccacagagaaaccctgtcttgaaaaaccaaagggaaaaaaaaaaagaaagaaagaaaaaggaaaacacctCCAGCTTTACCTTCTTAGTGCCTGGGACAGACACAGTGACTGTGACTGTGGTGAAGACACTCTGCTTGGATGGTCCGATAACGTGGCCAAGATGAAATTCGCCTCCAAGAGCATGTCATCCATACTCAAAACAACGGGTCTAGACAGTCAGCACAAAGCACACTCATTTCTGATGGTGTTAGGAACACAGCAAGTACCACTAGCTTAGGGATAGAGACAGTAGGTGCTCCTTTCATATTTTCATAGTCCCTTTAAGAGCTAGGAAGCTCTCAGTGACCACAGGAAGCTAACCTGATTCAGTTTTAGTTTTGAACTACATTAAAGGCTTACACACGGAATTCACACTTCACATTCTTGGGCTGTGCATAATTTCCTATTTAGACAATTTTGTCAGGAGCCAGTCAAATGTTTCATCTTGCACAAAGATTATCTTTCTCAAAGTACCAAATTACTAACTTTTGCTTTCTTGAGACAAGCCCCATAGAACTTGTTGGCCTCAGACTAGCTGTGTGGCTAAGctgaccttcaactcctgatcctgctgcccccacctcccacatGCCAGGACTACAGAcctgtgctaccacatctggccgAATTACCAATTTTAAAGCACCTTGCTATGGCCTCTTTCTAACTTTTAGTTTGATAAATGTTGCTAGTAAAGTTGAAAGGGTCCTGGGATGTGATGCCATCCAAAGGCTTTTGTTATGGtaacaagagaagagagagttCTTGGGGGACCTACTTCCCAGGAAAGTCAAAGTAGATGGATAAGGGAACGTGCATCACTTCTGAAAAGCTGAGGATCCCctgcagggagaggaggagaaagcaggATCATTCCTTTAGAAGTACTAATGAAAATTTGAGTTTGACTTCAGCAGAAGTATTTGCTTACCTTTAGTTCTTTAAAGCAAAATGTTATTTCAGTATCAAGTCCAACttgaaagaagtcaaactcttctGGGTCAAAAGACATCTCACTGTACACAGAACTGCTTAAATCTGTTTGATGCAGGGATACAAAGATTAAAACTGAACTAGAGGCATGTGTTAATGTTTAGCACAAACATACAACCATGAGTTAATCAGAGCCAGACAGTCTTTGTTCTTCCTTAAAGGTGGGGTTTAAGGCACTCCGCCAGGGGAATCTGGGTAGCCTGTGACTGGTCTAATCAACAGGGAAAGGCGAACACAGCCATGCCT
This genomic stretch from Cricetulus griseus strain 17A/GY chromosome 4, alternate assembly CriGri-PICRH-1.0, whole genome shotgun sequence harbors:
- the Rad9b gene encoding cell cycle checkpoint control protein RAD9B; this translates as MRDNDIPMNLNCKLAIKSILPIFRCLNYLEKSVEKCKIVSRLDKCRVVFQFFCKHGIKRTHNVYFQDSQPLKILFEKSLCANILMIRPRLLTEAIVLLTSNQEEVTFSVTPGNFCLKSSSGESLDLSSSVYSEMSFDPEEFDFFQVGLDTEITFCFKELKGILSFSEVMHVPLSIYFDFPGKPVVLSMDDMLLEANFILATLSDHPSRVSSPQSQSLCLSQALRRTEPTQSSAQVGQSQASQAPESISRAAPKRLFPKDPLDSSCATETKRASTNQDDISEVPESVVSDMEEGPGPSQLRKFSCMFFGAVSSQQQEYASHPLDSLAIASDSEEDVSG